A window of the Vigna angularis cultivar LongXiaoDou No.4 chromosome 3, ASM1680809v1, whole genome shotgun sequence genome harbors these coding sequences:
- the LOC108324081 gene encoding uncharacterized protein LOC108324081 isoform X2 — protein sequence MTQSMSHKPLDSRHSIDSCMLQLRSWKPFKLQDGPHPKPYYYKRPCLSDRATTSFSLDITKLTLADADDNTAANNPNHRPTNYRLVARKRRRRGSRSVSGRSSDRSGTRRCCSVGASAAYGTCSDFPVAMGTDSSGELFGNGDSNWSSDVSEAKNSRRERERDGERENVGVGFGVSGCTDANGNESGYGSEPGYRGDAEFGYGDEFDEEEDDPRLLFWGDQFGGKASSVLGPFLLLQFFLCLWKLILKGRWLGRTPC from the coding sequence ATGACTCAATCGATGTCGCACAAGCCTCTGGACTCGCGTCACTCCATAGACTCCTGCATGTTGCAGCTCCGCAGCTGGAAACCCTTCAAGCTCCAAGATGGGCCCCACCCCAAACCCTACTACTACAAGCGCCCCTGCCTCTCCGATCGCGCAACCACGTCGTTTTCCCTCGACATCACCAAACTCACCCTAGCCGACGCCGATGACAACACCGCCGCAAACAACCCCAACCATCGCCCCACCAATTACCGACTTGTCGCCCGCAAGAGGCGCCGCCGCGGCTCTAGATCCGTGTCCGGCCGCAGCAGCGACCGAAGTGGCACGCGGCGCTGCTGCTCAGTCGGGGCATCCGCCGCTTACGGCACCTGCTCCGACTTCCCGGTGGCCATGGGCACCGACTCCAGCGGTGAGCTCTTCGGCAACGGCGATTCGAATTGGTCTTCGGATGTTAGCGAGGCGAAGAATTCgaggagggagagagagagggatGGCGAGAGGGAGAACGTAGGTGTGGGGTTTGGGGTGAGTGGGTGTACTGACGCGAATGGGAATGAATCGGGGTATGGGAGTGAACCGGGTTATCGTGGGGATGCTGAGTTTGGATATGGCGATGAgtttgatgaagaagaagatgatccCAGGTTGTTGTTTTGGGGCGATCAATTTGGAGGTAAAGCTTCTTCCGTTTTGGGTCCTTTCCTTCTATTGCAGTTCTTTCTGTGTCTTTGGAAACTC